A single region of the Aeromonas hydrophila subsp. hydrophila ATCC 7966 genome encodes:
- a CDS encoding AMP-dependent synthetase/ligase: protein MMLFDQIAYFARQTPHSPALASSQHSLSYEALWQQLPVLADRLQMAGISRLALQLDNGLPWALIDLACTMAGIVVIPIPHFFSLEQQEWLLESSGADALIGPHHPGWQASDPLQLTVGELPLWRRTPARLPPLPAGTAKITYTSGTTGQPKGVCLSLAQMMAVCASLAERVAPANVEKHLTLLPLTTLLENLTGLYVPLLTGACSRIPSLAELGFAGSSKLDPATLAQALLRWPTHSLVLVPELLRLLLALCSANPPLVEQLAGLRFVAVGGGKVSPELISRARKLGLPVYEGYGLSECGSVVALNGPDGHSLGSVGQPLPHCRVSIAADGEILVEGSAMLGYLGSDEPTPARVATGDLGHLDDEGYLHITGRKKNVQITAFGRNFSPEWVEAEAQLCPAIARIVIFGDGQPANVALIQPLPGADAQLAQQIEQLNHRLPDYARIHHWLPVALDQHPELLTANGRPRRERIYHHFSRQISQCLTGETS from the coding sequence ATGATGCTGTTCGACCAAATCGCCTACTTTGCCCGCCAGACGCCCCACAGCCCGGCCCTCGCCAGCAGCCAGCACAGCCTCAGTTACGAGGCGCTGTGGCAGCAGCTGCCGGTGCTGGCCGACCGCCTGCAGATGGCCGGGATCAGCCGGCTGGCGCTGCAGCTCGACAACGGCCTGCCCTGGGCGCTCATCGATCTCGCCTGCACCATGGCCGGCATAGTGGTGATCCCGATCCCCCACTTCTTCAGCCTGGAGCAGCAGGAGTGGCTGCTGGAGAGCAGCGGTGCCGACGCCCTGATCGGCCCCCACCACCCCGGCTGGCAGGCCAGCGATCCGTTGCAGCTGACGGTCGGCGAGCTGCCGCTGTGGCGCCGCACTCCTGCCCGGTTGCCGCCTCTGCCGGCCGGCACAGCCAAGATCACCTATACCTCCGGCACCACAGGGCAGCCCAAAGGCGTCTGCCTGTCGCTGGCCCAGATGATGGCGGTCTGCGCCTCGCTGGCCGAGCGGGTCGCCCCGGCCAACGTCGAGAAGCACCTGACCCTGCTGCCGCTCACCACCCTGCTGGAAAACCTGACCGGCCTCTACGTGCCGCTGCTCACCGGCGCCTGCAGCCGCATCCCTTCATTGGCAGAGCTCGGCTTTGCCGGCTCCAGCAAGCTGGACCCGGCCACCCTGGCCCAGGCCCTGCTGCGCTGGCCCACCCACAGCCTGGTGCTGGTACCCGAGCTGCTGCGCCTGCTGCTGGCCCTGTGCAGCGCCAACCCGCCGCTGGTCGAGCAACTGGCCGGCCTGCGCTTCGTCGCGGTGGGCGGCGGCAAAGTCTCGCCCGAGCTCATCAGCCGGGCCCGCAAGCTGGGGCTGCCGGTCTACGAGGGGTACGGCCTGTCGGAGTGCGGCTCCGTCGTGGCCCTCAACGGCCCCGACGGCCACAGCCTGGGCAGCGTCGGCCAGCCACTGCCCCACTGCCGGGTATCGATCGCCGCTGACGGCGAGATCCTGGTGGAGGGATCCGCCATGCTCGGCTATCTGGGCAGCGACGAACCGACGCCAGCACGGGTCGCCACCGGCGATCTGGGCCACCTGGATGATGAGGGCTATCTGCACATCACCGGGCGCAAGAAAAACGTCCAGATCACCGCCTTTGGCCGCAACTTCTCCCCCGAGTGGGTCGAGGCGGAAGCCCAGCTCTGTCCGGCCATCGCCCGCATCGTGATCTTCGGCGACGGCCAGCCGGCCAACGTCGCCCTGATCCAGCCACTGCCCGGCGCCGACGCCCAGCTAGCCCAGCAGATCGAGCAGCTCAACCACCGCCTGCCCGACTATGCCCGCATCCATCACTGGCTGCCGGTGGCGCTGGATCAGCATCCGGAGTTGCTGACCGCCAACGGTCGCCCCCGTCGCGAACGGATTTATCACCACTTTTCCCGGCAGATCAGCCAATGCCTTACAGGAGAGACCTCATGA
- a CDS encoding TenA family transcriptional regulator codes for MSFYQVLQQATAPAREHLFNAPIIEACRKGEISRDIYLRFLSQAFYHVRHTVPLLMATGGKLGQEYEWVRGAIAEYIDEEYGHQEWILSDIRACGGDAEAVRHGQPELPIELMVAFLYDQVQRGNPMGFFGMVQVLEGTSVAIALTVADQLKAGLGLPPQAMSYLSSHGALDQEHLKFFESLMNRVEASADQAAIIHSAKVVYRLYADMLYQLTENQTS; via the coding sequence ATGAGCTTCTATCAAGTGCTGCAACAAGCCACCGCCCCGGCCCGGGAGCATCTGTTCAACGCCCCCATCATAGAGGCGTGCCGCAAGGGGGAGATCTCCCGCGACATCTACCTGCGCTTCCTCTCCCAGGCCTTCTATCACGTGCGCCACACGGTGCCACTCTTGATGGCCACCGGCGGCAAGCTGGGTCAGGAGTACGAGTGGGTACGCGGCGCCATCGCCGAGTACATCGACGAGGAGTACGGCCATCAGGAGTGGATCCTGAGCGACATCCGCGCCTGCGGCGGCGATGCCGAGGCGGTGCGCCACGGCCAGCCCGAGCTGCCCATCGAGCTGATGGTGGCCTTTCTTTATGACCAGGTGCAACGCGGCAACCCCATGGGCTTCTTCGGCATGGTCCAGGTGCTGGAAGGCACCAGCGTCGCCATCGCCCTGACCGTGGCCGACCAGCTCAAGGCAGGTCTCGGCCTGCCGCCCCAGGCCATGAGCTACCTGAGCTCCCACGGCGCGCTGGATCAGGAGCACCTCAAATTCTTCGAGTCCCTGATGAACCGGGTAGAAGCCTCGGCCGATCAGGCAGCCATCATTCACTCGGCCAAGGTGGTCTACCGCCTCTACGCCGACATGCTCTATCAACTGACGGAAAACCAGACATCATGA
- a CDS encoding SDR family oxidoreductase yields MKLEGKLVLLTGASGGIGEALAQELAAQGAHLLLHGRRASALERLRKELPHPERHQTVIADLGSPQERAKLLQHPALDEGLDVLINNAGCNQFAWLEDQSSEQVERQLLLNVEAPIQLTRMLLPRLRKPAVIMNVGSSFGAIGYAGYSVYCASKFALRGFSEALGRELEGTGIQVLHFAPRATRTRLNSEAAYEMNAELGTHTDSPQDVAEEAVIALCNETRRSWLGWPEKLFVRLNGLLPGLVDRALAKQKPIIERYARHAAPAAGNAGHATSVMTEKER; encoded by the coding sequence ATGAAGCTTGAAGGAAAACTCGTGCTGCTCACGGGCGCCAGCGGCGGGATCGGCGAAGCGCTGGCCCAGGAGCTGGCAGCCCAGGGGGCACACCTGTTGCTGCACGGACGCAGGGCCAGTGCGCTGGAGCGGCTTCGCAAGGAGCTGCCGCACCCGGAGCGCCACCAGACGGTGATCGCCGATCTGGGCTCGCCCCAGGAGCGGGCCAAACTGTTGCAGCATCCGGCGCTGGACGAGGGGCTGGACGTGCTGATCAACAACGCCGGCTGCAACCAGTTTGCCTGGCTGGAGGATCAGAGCAGCGAGCAGGTCGAGCGCCAGCTGCTGCTCAACGTCGAGGCGCCGATCCAGCTCACCCGCATGCTGCTGCCCCGCCTGCGCAAGCCGGCGGTGATCATGAACGTCGGCTCCAGCTTCGGCGCCATCGGCTACGCCGGCTACAGCGTCTATTGCGCCAGCAAGTTCGCCCTGCGCGGCTTCAGCGAGGCGCTCGGCCGCGAGCTGGAGGGCACCGGCATCCAGGTGCTGCACTTTGCTCCCCGCGCTACCCGTACCCGCCTCAACTCGGAGGCGGCCTACGAGATGAATGCCGAGCTCGGCACCCACACCGACAGCCCGCAGGACGTGGCCGAGGAGGCCGTCATCGCCCTGTGCAACGAAACCCGCCGCAGCTGGCTCGGCTGGCCGGAGAAGCTGTTCGTGCGGCTCAACGGCCTGCTGCCCGGCCTGGTCGACCGGGCGCTGGCCAAGCAAAAACCCATCATAGAGCGCTATGCCCGCCACGCGGCGCCCGCTGCCGGCAATGCGGGGCACGCCACTTCCGTCATGACAGAGAAGGAACGTTAA
- a CDS encoding tetratricopeptide repeat protein — protein MKHATFRPRFTHGALLLLMLGSGMAQAADTLPVIQQQWAVCQYQQTGKAKESCLEQLSSQADQASAKEAFRTDLLIWSAIVKSTWAGAKGGLGALGLVKEAKAKLEIALKQDPKALDGSAYTSLGSLYYQVPGWPVGFGDDEKAEQLLKQALAINPTGIDPNFFYGDFLLDQGRKAEAKSYLEKALSAPPRPGRELADQGRRIEIRDRLDKL, from the coding sequence ATGAAGCACGCCACTTTCCGCCCCCGTTTCACCCACGGTGCCCTCCTGCTGCTCATGCTGGGCTCGGGGATGGCCCAGGCCGCCGACACCCTGCCCGTCATCCAGCAGCAGTGGGCCGTCTGTCAGTATCAGCAGACCGGCAAGGCCAAGGAGAGCTGCCTCGAACAGCTGAGCAGCCAGGCCGATCAGGCCAGCGCCAAGGAGGCCTTTCGCACCGACCTGCTGATCTGGTCGGCCATCGTCAAGAGCACCTGGGCCGGTGCCAAGGGTGGGCTGGGGGCGCTGGGTCTGGTCAAGGAGGCCAAGGCCAAGCTGGAGATCGCCCTCAAGCAGGACCCCAAGGCGCTGGACGGCTCCGCCTATACCAGTCTGGGCTCGCTCTACTATCAGGTGCCGGGCTGGCCGGTGGGCTTTGGTGATGACGAGAAGGCCGAGCAGCTGCTCAAGCAGGCACTGGCCATCAACCCGACCGGCATCGACCCCAACTTCTTCTACGGCGACTTCCTGCTGGATCAGGGCCGCAAGGCCGAGGCCAAGAGCTATCTGGAGAAGGCGCTGAGCGCCCCGCCCCGGCCGGGTCGCGAGCTGGCGGATCAGGGTCGACGCATCGAGATCCGCGATCGCCTCGACAAGCTATAA
- a CDS encoding response regulator, translated as MRILLVEDDVMLGDGMVDALRSSGYTVDWLQQGLPALSVLKSEEFAALILDLNLPDIDGISLLRKLRREGQTLPVLILTARDALDDRVLGLDAGSDDYMVKPFALQELNARLRALVRRSKGQAQAVLEYGELQLYPESQQVTYRGEPVKLTPHEYKLLQELITQSGRVLSKDQLQQSLYGWDEGAESNAVEVHIHHLRKKFYSDLIRNIRGVGYIVPQLEQAQRRDHRA; from the coding sequence ATGCGGATCCTGTTGGTGGAAGATGATGTGATGCTGGGCGACGGCATGGTGGATGCCCTGCGCAGCAGTGGCTACACAGTGGACTGGCTGCAGCAGGGGCTGCCCGCCCTGTCGGTGCTCAAGAGCGAGGAGTTTGCCGCGCTCATTCTGGATCTCAACCTGCCGGATATCGACGGCATCAGCCTGCTGCGCAAGCTGCGCCGGGAAGGCCAGACGCTGCCGGTGCTGATCCTCACCGCCCGCGACGCCCTGGATGACCGGGTGCTGGGGCTGGATGCCGGCTCCGACGACTACATGGTCAAGCCGTTCGCCCTGCAGGAGCTCAATGCCCGCCTGCGCGCCCTGGTGCGGCGCAGCAAGGGCCAGGCCCAGGCGGTGCTCGAATATGGCGAGCTGCAGCTCTATCCCGAGTCCCAGCAGGTCACCTATCGCGGCGAGCCGGTCAAACTCACCCCCCACGAATACAAGCTGCTGCAGGAGCTCATCACCCAGAGCGGCCGGGTACTGAGCAAGGATCAGCTGCAGCAGAGCCTCTACGGCTGGGACGAGGGGGCCGAGAGCAACGCGGTGGAGGTGCACATTCACCACCTGCGCAAGAAGTTCTACAGCGACCTCATCCGCAATATCCGCGGGGTCGGCTACATAGTCCCCCAGCTTGAACAAGCCCAGCGCCGGGACCACCGGGCATGA
- a CDS encoding ATP-binding protein, translating into MTRPRSIRRFLLSGILALVSASLAISALIGYLEANHEMEELFDARLAQSSRITNQLLSRYLEQNGELPANGTVYQDWEQHNPEQWQKDTSFNLRGEDRELTPFGHEFERNLYFQLLSEQGHILLRSPSAPSQPLGALAPGFNNVTKDNHEWRTFTLYNQDEHTWLIVAERDDERSELASKMATLAMLPLLITLPFLLGLLWWLISRGLAPLRQLAQAIGERHPANLSPLTLKIRAQELTPLTNEINRLMHALADTIEREKQFTNEAAHELRTPLAVLRIHSENALAAEDAESRQHSLQKMLLALDRSDRLLRQLLTQARIDNQQGLELTELNLNQLLQSTLATLAPIALKKDQQLSLEGTEQLTVMGQATLLELMFSNLIDNALRYTQAQGEIAVEARQEGHRVRVDIRDNGPGIPTAALSRLCERFFRVNPQQGDGVGLGMAIVSRIAQLHCADLDIHNRPEGGLEVSVLLPAPSRPA; encoded by the coding sequence ATGACGCGTCCCCGCTCCATCCGCCGCTTCCTGCTCTCCGGCATCCTGGCGCTGGTCAGCGCCAGCCTGGCCATCAGCGCCCTCATCGGTTATCTGGAGGCCAACCACGAGATGGAGGAGCTGTTCGATGCCCGTCTCGCCCAGTCCTCCCGCATCACCAACCAGCTGCTCAGTCGCTATCTCGAACAAAATGGCGAGCTGCCCGCCAACGGCACCGTCTATCAGGACTGGGAGCAGCACAACCCGGAGCAGTGGCAGAAGGACACCAGCTTCAACCTGCGGGGGGAAGACCGGGAGCTCACCCCCTTTGGCCACGAATTCGAGCGCAACCTCTACTTCCAGCTGCTGAGCGAGCAGGGCCACATACTGCTGCGCTCCCCCAGCGCCCCCAGCCAGCCCCTCGGCGCCCTGGCCCCCGGCTTCAACAACGTCACCAAGGACAACCACGAGTGGCGCACCTTCACCCTCTACAACCAGGACGAGCACACCTGGCTCATCGTGGCGGAGCGGGATGACGAGCGCAGCGAGCTGGCCAGCAAGATGGCCACCCTGGCCATGCTGCCGCTACTCATCACCCTGCCCTTCCTGCTCGGCCTGCTGTGGTGGCTCATCTCCCGCGGGCTGGCGCCGCTGCGACAGCTGGCCCAGGCCATCGGTGAACGCCACCCGGCCAACCTGAGCCCGCTCACCCTGAAGATCCGGGCCCAGGAGCTGACCCCGCTCACCAACGAGATCAACCGGTTGATGCACGCGCTTGCCGACACCATAGAGCGGGAGAAGCAGTTCACCAACGAGGCGGCCCACGAGCTGCGCACCCCGCTGGCGGTGCTGCGCATCCACAGCGAGAACGCGCTGGCCGCCGAGGATGCAGAGAGCCGTCAGCACTCCCTGCAGAAGATGCTGCTGGCGCTCGATCGCAGCGATCGACTGCTGCGCCAGCTGCTGACCCAGGCCCGCATCGACAACCAGCAGGGGCTGGAGCTGACCGAGCTCAACCTGAACCAGCTGCTGCAGAGCACCCTGGCCACCCTGGCCCCCATCGCCCTGAAAAAGGATCAGCAGCTATCGCTGGAAGGCACCGAGCAGCTGACAGTGATGGGGCAGGCCACCCTGCTGGAGCTGATGTTCAGCAACCTCATCGACAACGCCCTGCGCTACACCCAGGCGCAGGGCGAGATCGCGGTCGAGGCGCGCCAGGAGGGACACAGGGTCAGGGTCGACATTCGCGACAACGGCCCCGGCATCCCCACCGCCGCCCTGTCGCGCCTGTGCGAGCGCTTCTTTCGGGTCAATCCCCAGCAGGGGGACGGGGTCGGCCTCGGCATGGCCATCGTCTCGCGCATCGCCCAGCTGCACTGCGCCGATCTCGACATCCACAACCGGCCGGAAGGGGGGCTGGAGGTGAGCGTGCTGCTGCCCGCCCCCTCCCGCCCTGCCTGA
- the rloA3 gene encoding retropepsin-like aspartic peptidase RloA3: protein MFGLRMMPLLLLVGLALPGAARASADPAVYGWIEKGLIMPSGVAVKMKLDTGALTSSLDARDLRHFKRDGKSWVRFTLQVTDANTDRQVSQTLERPVEHMVTVRGAGGMEQRPTVTMSICLGDKVYEEWFTLRDRSKMIYPVLLGRRLLADLGAVDSSRTFTVQPSCR from the coding sequence ATGTTCGGATTGCGAATGATGCCGCTGCTGTTGCTGGTTGGTCTCGCCCTGCCGGGAGCTGCTCGGGCTTCTGCCGATCCCGCCGTCTATGGCTGGATTGAGAAGGGGCTCATCATGCCGAGCGGGGTGGCGGTGAAGATGAAGCTGGATACCGGGGCGCTCACCTCCTCGCTCGATGCGCGGGATCTGCGCCATTTCAAGCGTGACGGCAAGTCCTGGGTGCGCTTTACCCTGCAGGTGACCGATGCCAATACCGACCGGCAGGTGAGTCAGACCCTAGAGCGACCGGTGGAGCACATGGTGACGGTGCGCGGCGCCGGCGGCATGGAGCAGCGCCCCACGGTCACCATGTCCATCTGCCTGGGTGACAAGGTGTACGAGGAGTGGTTCACCCTGCGGGATCGCAGCAAGATGATCTATCCGGTGCTGCTGGGGCGCCGCCTGCTGGCGGATCTTGGCGCAGTGGATTCGAGCCGCACCTTCACGGTGCAGCCGAGCTGTCGCTGA
- a CDS encoding GMP reductase → MRIEEDLKLGFKDVLFRPKRSTLKSRSQVSLTRQFTFKHTQTQWQGVPVIAANMDTVGSFAMARTLASFEMMTAVHKHYSLAQWQTFVSETDPALLGHVMVSTGTSEDDFTKTRQILAMSSALRFICVDVANGYSQHFVEFLRKIREACPNHVILAGNVVTGEMVEELILSGADIVKVGIGPGSVCTTRVKTGVGYPQLSAIIECADAAHGLGGQIVGDGGCTCPGDVAKAFGGGADFVMLGGMLAAHEECGGEIVDVDGEPFMKFYGMSSSSAMDKHAGGVAEYRASEGKTVLLPYRGPVENTVRDILGGVRSTCTYVGASQLKELTKRTTFIRVREQENNVYGKE, encoded by the coding sequence ATGCGTATCGAAGAAGACTTGAAGCTCGGTTTCAAGGATGTCCTGTTCCGCCCCAAGCGCTCTACTCTCAAGAGCCGTTCCCAAGTCAGCCTGACCCGTCAGTTCACCTTCAAGCACACCCAGACCCAATGGCAAGGGGTGCCCGTCATCGCTGCCAACATGGATACCGTCGGCAGCTTCGCCATGGCGCGTACCCTGGCCAGCTTCGAGATGATGACCGCAGTACACAAGCACTACAGCCTTGCGCAGTGGCAAACCTTCGTGAGCGAAACCGACCCGGCGCTGCTGGGCCATGTGATGGTCTCTACCGGCACCTCCGAGGATGACTTCACCAAGACCCGCCAGATCCTGGCCATGTCCAGCGCCCTGCGCTTCATCTGCGTCGACGTGGCCAACGGCTACTCCCAGCACTTCGTCGAGTTTCTGCGCAAGATCCGCGAGGCCTGCCCGAACCACGTCATCCTGGCGGGCAACGTGGTCACCGGCGAGATGGTGGAGGAGCTGATCCTCTCCGGCGCCGATATCGTCAAGGTCGGCATAGGCCCGGGCTCGGTCTGCACCACCCGGGTCAAGACCGGGGTCGGCTACCCGCAGCTCTCCGCCATCATCGAGTGTGCCGATGCGGCCCATGGTCTCGGCGGTCAGATCGTCGGTGACGGCGGCTGCACCTGCCCGGGGGATGTGGCCAAGGCGTTTGGCGGCGGCGCCGACTTCGTGATGCTGGGCGGCATGCTGGCGGCCCACGAGGAGTGTGGCGGCGAAATCGTCGACGTGGATGGCGAACCCTTCATGAAGTTCTACGGCATGAGCTCCTCAAGCGCCATGGACAAGCACGCTGGCGGCGTCGCCGAGTACCGCGCCTCCGAGGGTAAAACCGTGCTGCTGCCCTATCGCGGCCCGGTCGAAAACACGGTGCGCGACATCCTGGGCGGGGTGCGCTCCACCTGCACTTATGTGGGTGCCAGCCAGCTGAAAGAACTCACCAAACGCACCACCTTTATCCGGGTACGTGAGCAAGAGAACAATGTCTACGGCAAGGAGTAA
- the earP gene encoding elongation factor P maturation arginine rhamnosyltransferase EarP codes for MTSPLPPFDWDIFCCVVDNFGDIGVTWRLARQLKQEGALPTHGDEAQVRLWVDDLASFARICPGLDPALDSQWVDGIHIQHWHDTLPADAIPARVVIEAFACQLPAPFIERMAEQMASQPRPPCWINLEYLSAESWVEDCHALASPQRVGNQSLNKYFFFPGFTARTGGLLCERGLIAERERWQQDEAGLAAYWASLGLPPKQEHELRVSLFTYESPALTSLVESWCQSATPVTLLLPLGRSLNDVLTGAGLAAAIPTAKAGALLQAGNLTIKLLPMTDQAGYDRLLWSCDLNLVRGEDSFVRAQWAARPFLWHIYPQEEQAHMVKLDGFLDHYLAKLPTATGQWLRGFSHALNQGENCRDWWAQWPEHAAIWLQHGRPWSQKQLRDGDLVTRLVKFLESRI; via the coding sequence ATGACCAGCCCCCTCCCCCCGTTTGACTGGGATATCTTCTGCTGCGTAGTGGACAACTTCGGCGACATCGGCGTCACCTGGCGGCTGGCCCGCCAGCTGAAACAGGAGGGCGCGCTCCCGACCCACGGCGATGAGGCCCAGGTGCGGCTCTGGGTGGACGATCTTGCCAGCTTTGCCCGCATCTGCCCGGGGCTCGACCCCGCGCTGGATAGCCAGTGGGTCGATGGCATCCATATCCAGCACTGGCACGACACGCTGCCCGCGGATGCCATCCCGGCCCGGGTGGTGATCGAGGCATTTGCCTGCCAGCTGCCCGCCCCCTTCATTGAACGAATGGCCGAGCAGATGGCGAGTCAGCCCAGGCCCCCTTGCTGGATCAACCTCGAATACCTCTCGGCCGAGAGCTGGGTCGAGGATTGCCACGCCCTCGCCTCGCCCCAGCGGGTCGGCAACCAGAGCCTCAACAAATACTTCTTCTTCCCGGGCTTCACGGCCAGAACCGGCGGCCTCTTGTGCGAGCGCGGCCTCATCGCCGAGCGTGAGCGCTGGCAACAGGATGAAGCCGGGCTTGCCGCCTACTGGGCCAGCCTCGGCCTGCCGCCCAAGCAAGAGCACGAGCTGCGGGTCAGCCTCTTTACCTACGAGAGCCCTGCCCTGACCAGCCTGGTCGAGAGCTGGTGCCAGAGCGCCACGCCCGTCACCCTGCTGCTGCCGCTCGGGCGCTCCCTCAACGACGTGCTCACCGGCGCCGGGCTGGCAGCGGCCATTCCGACGGCCAAGGCAGGGGCACTGCTGCAGGCGGGCAACCTCACCATCAAGCTGCTGCCGATGACCGATCAGGCCGGTTACGATCGGCTGCTGTGGAGCTGCGATCTCAATCTGGTGCGCGGGGAGGACTCCTTCGTGCGGGCCCAGTGGGCCGCCCGCCCTTTCCTGTGGCACATCTATCCGCAGGAAGAGCAGGCTCACATGGTCAAGCTGGACGGCTTTCTCGACCACTATCTGGCAAAGCTGCCCACCGCCACCGGCCAGTGGCTGCGCGGTTTCAGCCACGCCCTCAATCAGGGGGAAAACTGTCGCGATTGGTGGGCGCAATGGCCGGAACACGCCGCGATATGGCTGCAACATGGGCGACCTTGGTCACAGAAGCAGCTCAGGGATGGGGATCTCGTCACTCGGCTGGTGAAATTTTTAGAAAGCCGTATATAA
- the efp gene encoding elongation factor P, with product MKTAQEIRAGNVVMIGTEPMVVQKAEFNKSGRNSAVVKMKLKGLLNGSATETVFKADDKLEVVQLERKECTYSYFSDPLYVFMDTEYNQYDVEKDNLGDALNYMVDGMEDICEVTFYNEKAISVELPTTIVREVEYTEPAARGDTSGKVTKPARLKGTTYELAVAAFVEIGDKIEIDTRTGEFKRRVN from the coding sequence ATGAAAACCGCACAGGAAATCCGCGCTGGTAACGTCGTCATGATCGGTACCGAGCCGATGGTGGTCCAGAAAGCCGAATTCAACAAATCCGGCCGTAACTCCGCCGTGGTCAAGATGAAGCTGAAAGGCCTGCTGAACGGCAGCGCCACCGAGACCGTATTCAAGGCCGACGACAAGCTGGAAGTTGTTCAGCTGGAACGTAAAGAGTGCACCTACTCCTACTTCTCCGACCCCCTGTATGTCTTCATGGACACCGAGTACAACCAGTACGACGTCGAGAAAGACAACCTGGGTGATGCCCTGAACTACATGGTTGACGGCATGGAAGACATCTGCGAAGTGACTTTCTACAACGAGAAAGCCATCTCCGTAGAACTGCCGACCACCATCGTTCGCGAAGTCGAGTACACCGAGCCGGCCGCCCGTGGCGACACCTCCGGTAAAGTGACCAAGCCGGCCCGTCTGAAGGGCACCACCTACGAGCTGGCCGTTGCCGCCTTCGTAGAGATCGGCGACAAGATCGAAATCGATACCCGCACCGGTGAGTTCAAGCGTCGCGTCAACTAA
- a CDS encoding DUF2238 domain-containing protein: MTSLHKGLLLLLTLVLLILSGWQPYDRATWLMEVAPVLIAMPLLALTHRRFPLTSLLYLCITLHAMVLMLGGAYTYARVPLGFELQQWLELSRNPYDKIGHFFQGFVPALVCREILLRGGYVQGRRMLAFLVVCVVLAISATYEFIEWGAALALGQGADEFLGTQGDPWDTQSDMFFALIGAVTALLLLSPLHDRQLAGLASTDRPSR, from the coding sequence ATGACATCTCTGCATAAAGGTCTGTTGCTGCTGTTGACCCTGGTACTGCTGATCCTCTCCGGCTGGCAACCCTACGACAGGGCGACCTGGCTGATGGAAGTCGCCCCCGTGCTCATCGCCATGCCGCTGCTTGCCCTGACGCACCGCCGTTTTCCGCTCACCAGCCTGCTCTATCTGTGCATCACCCTGCACGCCATGGTGCTGATGCTGGGCGGTGCCTATACCTATGCCCGCGTCCCGCTGGGATTCGAGCTGCAGCAGTGGCTCGAGCTCAGCCGCAACCCCTATGACAAGATTGGCCACTTCTTTCAGGGCTTCGTGCCTGCCCTGGTGTGCCGGGAGATCCTGCTGCGCGGAGGTTATGTGCAGGGCCGGCGCATGCTGGCGTTTCTGGTGGTCTGCGTGGTGCTCGCCATCAGCGCCACCTACGAGTTCATCGAGTGGGGAGCCGCCCTCGCGCTCGGCCAGGGGGCGGATGAGTTTCTCGGCACCCAGGGCGACCCCTGGGATACCCAGTCCGACATGTTCTTCGCCCTGATTGGCGCCGTCACTGCCCTGCTGCTGCTCTCCCCCTTGCATGACCGCCAGCTGGCTGGGCTGGCAAGCACCGACCGGCCGTCACGCTAG
- a CDS encoding DUF3530 family protein, producing the protein MARLFLSLLLLTLLASNPLQASEGTPLTPLDYWQNNDWQGLPNSTQIDKQTVLFAKHDSDSYVGLAILLPDWQRSGQLWQLTRALGRLGFDTLLLLPSPQQTELDPAAEKKQQAIDDFRKQFATRISKLGDAKLQEGGFKLILAQGTGAAWATNLIASEQLPAPDALVLLDGFFPDQQSNQIFAKEIAQATMPTLDLYQEDGGRWPLLAAEARRSESRRSHKLNYRPYALLELDETPTRIQGWLTHLGWL; encoded by the coding sequence ATGGCCAGATTGTTCTTATCACTGCTGTTACTGACCCTGCTGGCAAGCAACCCCTTGCAGGCCAGCGAGGGCACACCGCTGACGCCGCTCGACTACTGGCAGAACAACGACTGGCAGGGGCTGCCCAACAGCACCCAGATCGACAAGCAGACAGTGCTGTTCGCCAAGCACGACAGCGATAGCTATGTGGGGCTAGCCATCCTCTTGCCCGACTGGCAGCGCAGCGGCCAGCTGTGGCAGCTGACCCGCGCCCTCGGCCGGCTCGGCTTCGACACCCTGCTGCTGCTCCCCTCGCCCCAACAGACCGAACTGGACCCCGCCGCCGAGAAAAAGCAGCAGGCCATCGACGACTTTCGCAAACAGTTTGCCACCCGCATCAGCAAGCTGGGGGATGCCAAGCTGCAGGAGGGGGGCTTCAAGCTGATATTGGCGCAGGGCACCGGCGCCGCCTGGGCCACCAACCTCATTGCCAGCGAACAACTGCCCGCCCCCGATGCGCTGGTGCTGCTCGACGGCTTCTTCCCCGACCAGCAGAGCAACCAGATCTTCGCCAAGGAGATCGCCCAGGCCACCATGCCGACCCTCGACCTCTACCAGGAGGATGGCGGACGCTGGCCATTGCTGGCCGCCGAGGCGCGCAGAAGCGAAAGCCGCCGCAGCCACAAGCTCAACTACCGCCCCTACGCCCTGCTGGAGCTGGATGAAACGCCGACCCGGATCCAGGGCTGGCTCACCCACCTCGGCTGGCTCTGA